The Moraxella haemolytica genome window below encodes:
- a CDS encoding acetate/propionate family kinase produces MSLNNPTLVLNCGSSSIKYALISEDGESRIEGLAEALGNSDARIKHKDLDGNKTQINIPNSGAHAEALQIILNDLISEYKPVAVGHRVVHGGDKFKSATIITQEVLEAIESLATLAPLHNPANAAGIKAISAIYPDLPQVAIFDTAFHQSMPEHAYRYAIPKELYTEHQIRRYGFHGSSHAYVSSRASELTEAAGEHGWIVAHLGNGCSATAIYDGKSLDTSMGITPLEGLMMGTRSGDIDPSMHIHLHRTLGLSIEEIDTLLNKKSGLLGVSGISNDMRNLEQADAEGNADASLALDMFAYRTAKYLLGLTAALPKLTGIAFTGGVGENGTAMREKIISHLKHIGAKIDSDKNAALRLGAEGSFHAADSTFEFWVIPTDEEFQIAKETKVALGL; encoded by the coding sequence ATGTCATTAAATAATCCAACCTTAGTGCTTAACTGCGGTTCTTCATCTATTAAATATGCACTCATCAGCGAAGATGGCGAAAGCCGTATCGAAGGTTTGGCAGAAGCATTGGGCAATAGCGATGCTCGTATCAAGCACAAAGACCTAGATGGTAATAAAACCCAAATCAATATTCCAAATTCAGGTGCTCATGCCGAAGCTCTACAAATCATCTTAAATGACCTAATCAGTGAGTATAAGCCTGTAGCGGTTGGTCATCGTGTGGTACATGGTGGTGATAAGTTTAAATCAGCGACCATCATCACCCAAGAGGTGCTAGAGGCGATTGAATCACTAGCGACGCTAGCACCACTGCACAATCCTGCTAATGCAGCAGGCATCAAGGCGATATCTGCCATCTATCCAGATTTGCCACAGGTGGCAATTTTTGATACTGCGTTCCATCAAAGTATGCCTGAGCACGCTTATCGCTACGCCATTCCAAAGGAATTGTATACCGAGCATCAAATCCGTCGTTACGGCTTTCATGGCTCATCGCACGCCTATGTATCAAGCCGTGCTAGCGAGCTGACAGAGGCGGCAGGCGAGCATGGTTGGATTGTGGCTCACTTGGGTAATGGCTGTTCTGCTACAGCGATTTATGATGGTAAGAGCTTAGATACTTCTATGGGTATCACGCCGTTAGAGGGCTTGATGATGGGCACTAGATCGGGGGATATTGACCCAAGTATGCACATTCATTTGCATCGCACCTTAGGTCTGTCTATTGAAGAGATTGATACACTACTGAACAAAAAAAGTGGTCTGCTAGGCGTTTCTGGCATATCAAATGACATGCGTAACCTTGAGCAGGCTGACGCAGAGGGCAATGCCGATGCTTCATTGGCACTGGATATGTTTGCTTATCGCACCGCCAAATACCTACTTGGTCTGACCGCTGCTTTGCCAAAACTAACAGGGATTGCCTTTACAGGTGGTGTGGGCGAGAATGGTACTGCCATGCGTGAAAAAATCATCAGTCATCTAAAACACATCGGTGCAAAAATTGACAGCGATAAAAATGCAGCCTTGAGATTGGGTGCAGAGGGTAGTTTTCATGCTGCAGATTCCACCTTTGAGTTTTGGGTAATCCCAACCGATGAAGAATTCCAAATCGCCAAAGAGACGAAAGTTGCTTTGGGTTTGTGA